The DNA window TTCTGGCCGACGGTGACGAGGGTCTCGTTGATGTGGCCGTACACGGTGATGGTGCCGTCGGCGTGCTTGAGGCGGACCCACATTCCGAACCCGGAGGCCGGACCGGAGTCGATGACCTCGCCGTCGGCGACGGCCAGGATCGGGGTGCCGATCGCGTTCGCGATGTCGACGCCGGCGTGCAGCGTGCCCCACCGGGAGCCGAACGACGACGTGTAGACGCCCTGCGCGGGCAGAACGAACAGCGGGCGGCGGGCAGCAGCCTCACGGGCCGCACGCTCCTCGCTGAAACGCTGGCCCTTGGCCAGGAGATTGGAGAACTGGCCCAGGTCGGTGGGATTGGCGACCGCGAGGACCTGCGGAGCTGCGCTGTCGGCAGGTGTCTGCGGGACGTCGCTGAACTGTGCGGCCTGCGGCACGGCGGTGGTGCCGATGTCGGAGGCGGTGAGTTCGATATCGGTGTGGTCGCCATGGTCGGCCGGCGCGCTGATGGCTGCCTGGCCGGCTGCGACGACGGCGCCGGCGGCGACCGCGATGACGGCCGCGCGACCCTTGAGGGCCGAGGGGGGAGCGGGAAGGCGATGGCGGCCACCGGTCCGCGGCGCGGTCACCTCGACCGTCGGTCCGCTGGGGACGAACGCCGCGGTGGGGGCCGCGTCGTAGTCCGTGGGCTGGGGCTCAGGGGTGCTGGGAAGCATGGCGTTACGAATCTCAGTACTTTCCGCCTCGGAGTAACGAACCTCCGAGGGCGTCGGATAGCTGGTTGTGACGCCGTCCACTCGCTCCAACAGCCCGACTGGAGACGGCTCCGCTGCTGGATTGCAACGCTCGAACTCGTGATCCGCCGCTGTCGGGAACACCGTGGTTTCCGGGTCAGCGTGTTGTGTCGCAAAGCGGCTGGCCGTGAACTGAGTGCGGTGGTGCATGCGCCCTGCCGTCCTCCTGCCCGTGACCTGCCTGTGACTTAGACCCTGGCGACGGTAACGAAACGGTTGCGGGGGAGCAACCTGCAGAGCGGCCTGAAACGGCAGATGTGATGGTCATCACAGTATGAACTGGGATTTCTTGGAACATGCCACTTGGTCTCGTTCATATATCGGGACGGATCCGGTTTGTTACACCGTCTGTATTCGGTCCTGTCCTCGCCGATCGCCAAGTGGCCCGCGGCCCGCACCGTGACCTGTCCCGGCGAGTGACGTCGGCGGGGTCGCGGAACCGTCCGGTCGCGTCGCGGCGCGGCCCGTGTCGCCGGGGCGTTGCCCGTCCGGCGGAGGCGCAATCGGGGGGTGTGGCGCCTGTTGTCGGAGTGCTCCGTGAGGCGTAGGTGTTCCGCCCGGACGATCCGGTCGCAGGCGCGAGTGGGGCACCTGCAATCCTTGCCGTGGTGCTCCTCGAGGTGAGCGCGACCGCCCGTGGGGCCGCGCGCCCCCGCGAGGCGTTCCGCGACGACTGCCGCCGCGTGACATATGCCACATAGCATGTGGGCGAGCGATAGTCGATTGATTGAACTAGTTAAAGTCCGACAAGGACCCGCTCCTACCCCTGAGCGGGCGTCAACGCAGACGAGACGGTGAGCAGATGGATCTCTTCGAATACCAGGCGAAGGAACTCTTCGCCAAGCATGACGTGCCGACGTCGGCCGGCCGTGTTACCGACACTGTCGCCGGTGCCCGCGAGATCGCGGAGGAAATCGGCAAGCCGGTCATGGTCAAGGCGCAGGTCAAGGTCGGCGGCCGCGGCAAGGCCGGTGGCGTGAAGTACTCGCCCGACGCGGACGCCGCGCAGGCGAACGCCGAGGCGATCCTGGGCCTCGACATCAAGGGCCACGTCGTCAAGAAGCTGCTGGTCGCAGAGGCGAGTGACATCGCTGAGGAGTACTACATCTCCTTCCTGCTCGACCGCACCAACCGCACCTACCTGGCCATGTGCTCGGTCGAGGGTGGCGTCGAGATCGAGGTCACCGCCGAGGAGAACCCCGACGCTCTCGCGAAGATCCCCGTTGACGCCGTCAAGGGTGTCGACCTCGAGTTCGCGCGCAGCATCGCCGAGGCCGGCAAGCTGCCCGCCGAGGTGCTCGACGCCGCGGCCAACACGATCCAGAAGCTGTGGGAGGTCTTCATCAAGGAAGACGCTCTCCTGGTCGAGGTCAACCCGCTCGTCCGTACGCCCGACGACCAGATCCTGGCCCTCGACGGCAAGGTCACCCTGGACGCCAACGCGGACTTCCGTCAGCCCGGCCACGCCGAGTTCGAGGACAAGGACGCGACGGATCCGCTCGAGCTCAAGGCCAAGGAGAACGACCTCAACTACGTCAAGCTCGACGGCGAGGTCGGCATCATCGGCAACGGCGCCGGCCTGGTCATGTCGACCCTGGACGTCGTCGCCTACGCGGGCGAGAAGCACGGCAACGTCAAGCCGGCCAACTTCCTCGACATCGGTGGCGGCGCCTCGGCTGCCGTCATGGCTGCGGGCCTGGACGTCATCCTGAACGA is part of the Rhodococcus sp. SGAir0479 genome and encodes:
- a CDS encoding M23 family metallopeptidase, with amino-acid sequence MHHRTQFTASRFATQHADPETTVFPTAADHEFERCNPAAEPSPVGLLERVDGVTTSYPTPSEVRYSEAESTEIRNAMLPSTPEPQPTDYDAAPTAAFVPSGPTVEVTAPRTGGRHRLPAPPSALKGRAAVIAVAAGAVVAAGQAAISAPADHGDHTDIELTASDIGTTAVPQAAQFSDVPQTPADSAAPQVLAVANPTDLGQFSNLLAKGQRFSEERAAREAAARRPLFVLPAQGVYTSSFGSRWGTLHAGVDIANAIGTPILAVADGEVIDSGPASGFGMWVRLKHADGTITVYGHINETLVTVGQKVMAGDQIATMGNRGFSTGPHLHFEVHLAGENKIDPIPWLATRGISLGVEQP
- the sucC gene encoding ADP-forming succinate--CoA ligase subunit beta yields the protein MDLFEYQAKELFAKHDVPTSAGRVTDTVAGAREIAEEIGKPVMVKAQVKVGGRGKAGGVKYSPDADAAQANAEAILGLDIKGHVVKKLLVAEASDIAEEYYISFLLDRTNRTYLAMCSVEGGVEIEVTAEENPDALAKIPVDAVKGVDLEFARSIAEAGKLPAEVLDAAANTIQKLWEVFIKEDALLVEVNPLVRTPDDQILALDGKVTLDANADFRQPGHAEFEDKDATDPLELKAKENDLNYVKLDGEVGIIGNGAGLVMSTLDVVAYAGEKHGNVKPANFLDIGGGASAAVMAAGLDVILNDAQVKSVFVNVFGGITACDAVANGIVGALQTLGDEANKPLVVRLDGNNVEEGRRILAEANHPLVTVVATMDEAADKAAELAFAAK